One Methylosinus sp. C49 DNA segment encodes these proteins:
- the rpoH gene encoding RNA polymerase sigma factor RpoH, giving the protein MANALPIVSGESGLARYLAEIRRFPMLEPQEEYMLAKRWREHEDPQAAQKLVTSHLRLVAKIAMGYRGYGLPIGEIVSEGNVGLMQAVKRFEPDRGFRLATYAMWWIRASIQEYILRSWSLVKMGTTASQKKLFFNLRKAKSKISAFEDGDLTPEHVATIATRLGVSKQDVIEMNRRMAGDASLNAPLREEGEGEWQDWLVDDASTDQEHVLMHQEESDNRLDALRGALTVLNPRERRIFEARRLSEDPVTLEDLSEEFGVSRERVRQIEVRAFEKVQSAVRAGIARLEALPAASL; this is encoded by the coding sequence ATGGCGAACGCCCTGCCCATCGTCTCCGGTGAAAGCGGCCTCGCGCGGTACCTCGCCGAGATCCGCCGGTTCCCCATGCTGGAGCCGCAGGAAGAATATATGCTCGCAAAGCGCTGGCGCGAGCACGAGGACCCACAGGCCGCGCAAAAGCTCGTCACATCCCACCTTCGGCTCGTCGCCAAGATCGCCATGGGCTATCGCGGCTATGGCCTGCCGATCGGCGAGATCGTGTCCGAGGGCAATGTCGGCTTGATGCAGGCCGTCAAGCGCTTCGAGCCGGACCGCGGCTTTCGCTTGGCCACCTACGCCATGTGGTGGATCCGCGCCTCGATTCAGGAATATATCCTGCGCTCCTGGTCGCTCGTGAAAATGGGCACCACGGCGAGCCAGAAGAAGCTGTTCTTCAATCTCCGCAAGGCCAAGAGCAAAATCTCAGCCTTCGAGGACGGCGATCTCACGCCAGAGCATGTCGCGACGATCGCCACCCGCCTCGGCGTCTCGAAGCAGGACGTCATCGAGATGAATCGCCGCATGGCCGGCGACGCCTCGCTGAACGCGCCGCTGCGCGAGGAAGGCGAAGGCGAGTGGCAGGACTGGCTGGTCGACGACGCCTCCACCGATCAGGAGCATGTGCTCATGCATCAGGAGGAGAGCGACAATCGGCTGGACGCGCTGCGCGGCGCGCTGACCGTGCTCAACCCGCGCGAGCGCCGCATCTTCGAGGCGCGCCGCCTCTCCGAAGATCCGGTGACGCTCGAGGATTTGTCCGAGGAGTTCGGCGTCTCCCGCGAGCGCGTGCGGCAGATCGAGGTCCGGGCCTTTGAGAAGGTGCAGTCCGCGGTGCGCGCCGGAATTGCCAGGCTCGAGGCGCTGCCCGCGGCCTCGCTTTGA
- a CDS encoding NAD(P)H-dependent oxidoreductase: MQKKVTITIDEAVYDGLVRVIGRRKISRFLEDLARPHVLSDDLADAYRAMAADATREQEALDWSEALIVDARNAAR, translated from the coding sequence ATGCAGAAGAAGGTGACGATCACGATCGACGAAGCGGTTTATGACGGCTTGGTCCGTGTCATTGGACGAAGGAAGATCAGCCGCTTCCTCGAGGATTTGGCGCGACCGCATGTGTTGAGCGACGATCTCGCCGACGCCTATCGCGCGATGGCGGCGGATGCGACGCGCGAGCAGGAGGCGCTGGACTGGAGCGAGGCTCTGATCGTGGACGCGCGCAATGCTGCGCGGTGA
- a CDS encoding RluA family pseudouridine synthase, giving the protein MREGAAEIALIEEEDDILFSFEVPPEAAGARLDRFLAERPELVAAHLSRTRLKALIEDGRLTIGAAAARDASRRLAAGDSVTLAVPPPEPAEPQPENIPLNVVFEDAHLLVVDKPAGLVVHPAHGHETGTLVNALLAHCGASLSGIGGVKKPGIVHRIDKDTSGLLVVAKTDAAHKGLSRLFEDHGRKLHLVREYLAFVWGAPERRHGVIEAPIGRHSTQREKMAVVPEERGREAVTHWELVESFGPASLVACQLETGRTHQIRVHMAHIGHPLIGDAAYGAGFKTKTALLSPAARAAVETLGRQALHAASLGFTHPVTREELMFESELPEDLTALQRALEAS; this is encoded by the coding sequence ATGCGCGAAGGCGCCGCAGAAATCGCTTTGATCGAAGAGGAAGACGATATTCTGTTCTCCTTCGAGGTTCCGCCGGAGGCGGCGGGGGCGCGGCTCGACCGCTTCCTCGCCGAGCGGCCGGAGCTCGTCGCCGCCCATCTCTCCCGCACGCGGCTGAAAGCGCTGATCGAGGATGGACGGCTGACGATCGGCGCCGCAGCCGCGCGCGACGCCAGCCGGCGTCTCGCCGCAGGCGATTCCGTCACCCTCGCCGTGCCGCCGCCAGAGCCCGCCGAGCCGCAGCCCGAGAATATTCCGCTGAATGTCGTGTTCGAGGACGCGCATCTTCTGGTCGTCGACAAGCCCGCCGGGCTGGTGGTGCATCCCGCCCATGGCCATGAGACGGGAACGCTGGTCAACGCGCTGCTCGCCCATTGCGGCGCGAGCCTCTCGGGCATAGGCGGCGTCAAAAAGCCCGGCATCGTGCATCGCATCGACAAGGACACCTCCGGCCTGCTGGTCGTCGCCAAGACCGACGCCGCGCATAAGGGCCTGTCGCGCCTCTTCGAGGATCATGGCCGCAAGCTGCATCTGGTGCGCGAATATCTCGCCTTTGTCTGGGGCGCGCCGGAGCGCCGCCATGGCGTGATCGAGGCGCCCATCGGCCGCCACTCGACCCAACGCGAGAAAATGGCCGTCGTGCCCGAGGAGCGCGGTCGCGAGGCGGTGACGCATTGGGAGCTGGTCGAGAGCTTCGGACCCGCTTCGCTGGTGGCCTGCCAGCTGGAGACCGGCCGCACGCATCAGATTCGCGTGCATATGGCCCATATCGGTCATCCGTTGATCGGCGACGCTGCCTATGGCGCCGGCTTCAAGACCAAGACCGCGCTGCTCTCCCCCGCCGCCCGCGCCGCCGTGGAAACGCTCGGCCGCCAGGCGCTGCACGCCGCCTCGCTCGGCTTCACCCATCCGGTGACGCGCGAGGAGCTGATGTTCGAGAGCGAATTGCCGGAAGACCTCACGGCTTTGCAGAGGGCGCTCGAAGCGAGCTGA
- a CDS encoding TIGR03862 family flavoprotein, translating into MFAADLLSRQGASVTVYERKPSVARKFLMAGRGGLNITHSEPLDRFIARYGEAADRLGPIIGAFPPQSLRDYCAELGEETFVGSSGRVFPKSFKASPLLRALLGRLAANGVRIETRASFEGFAESGASLIADASGARREIAAEAVILALGGASWPRLGADGGWVETLRAKGVEIAPLLPANCAVVIDWPADFAKAFEGTPLKTIALRHGEARSLGDIVVTRRGIEGGPVYALASALGRALARGEGATLHVDLRPSSTAETLAQRLARPREKQSLATFLCKTLRLTKLEIALLRLCGPLPQAPDALAERVKNLPLAIVATAGLERAISTAGGVRFAALDDDLMLKKLPGVFVAGEMLDFDAPTGGYLLQASFSSAFVAARGVAWRLGLAEPK; encoded by the coding sequence CTGTTCGCCGCGGACCTGCTCTCGCGGCAAGGCGCGAGCGTGACCGTCTATGAGCGCAAGCCGAGCGTCGCCCGCAAATTTCTGATGGCCGGGCGCGGCGGCCTCAATATCACGCATAGCGAGCCGCTCGATAGATTTATCGCCCGTTATGGCGAAGCTGCAGATCGGCTCGGCCCGATCATCGGAGCCTTTCCGCCGCAGAGCCTGCGCGATTATTGCGCGGAGCTGGGAGAGGAAACCTTCGTCGGCTCGAGCGGGCGCGTCTTCCCAAAGAGCTTCAAGGCCTCGCCTCTGTTGCGGGCGCTGCTCGGGCGGCTCGCCGCCAATGGCGTGCGCATCGAGACGCGCGCCAGTTTCGAGGGCTTTGCCGAGAGCGGCGCATCGCTGATCGCGGATGCGAGCGGCGCGCGCCGCGAGATCGCCGCCGAGGCCGTGATTCTGGCGCTGGGCGGCGCCTCCTGGCCGCGGCTCGGCGCCGATGGCGGCTGGGTCGAAACGCTGCGGGCGAAGGGCGTCGAGATCGCGCCGCTCCTTCCCGCCAATTGCGCCGTCGTCATCGATTGGCCCGCCGATTTCGCAAAGGCCTTCGAGGGGACGCCGCTGAAGACGATCGCTCTACGTCATGGCGAGGCGCGCAGTCTCGGCGATATCGTCGTCACGCGAAGGGGAATCGAGGGCGGTCCCGTCTATGCGCTCGCTTCCGCGCTCGGACGCGCGCTCGCGCGCGGCGAGGGCGCCACACTGCATGTCGATCTGCGCCCCAGCAGCACGGCGGAAACGCTCGCGCAAAGGCTCGCGCGCCCGCGTGAAAAGCAATCGCTCGCGACATTTTTGTGCAAGACGCTGCGGCTGACGAAATTGGAGATCGCGCTGCTGCGCCTCTGCGGGCCATTGCCGCAGGCGCCGGACGCGCTGGCGGAGCGCGTGAAAAATCTGCCGCTCGCCATTGTCGCGACGGCGGGCCTCGAGCGGGCGATCTCCACCGCCGGCGGCGTGCGCTTCGCGGCGCTCGACGACGATCTGATGCTGAAAAAGCTTCCCGGCGTCTTCGTCGCCGGCGAGATGCTGGATTTCGACGCGCCCACCGGCGGCTATCTGCTTCAGGCGAGCTTTTCGAGCGCTTTCGTGGCGGCGCGCGGCGTTGCGTGGCGCCTCGGACTGGCGGAGCCGAAATGA
- a CDS encoding MotA/TolQ/ExbB proton channel family protein encodes MSDPAIGAASAAVAHALSPVELFLQADSIVKTVIVLLLLASAWGWAVIAEKLIRLSLLHRRASALIESVQNDLPVTEVAPAFLAAPASDPLAQVYKAAVEEYQRSSDLVASEGQRDALQERVHRVCVLASAAAIDQLQQRLPGLATIGAVGPFVGLFGTVWGIMNSFQGIAASNNTSLAVVAPGIAEALFATALGLVAAIPAVIFYNRISGDIGAYGKRVTAFIGVFEVELSRHLSRKGERHGLRVA; translated from the coding sequence ATGAGTGATCCAGCAATCGGCGCGGCTTCCGCCGCCGTCGCCCACGCCCTCTCGCCGGTCGAGCTGTTTCTGCAGGCGGATTCGATCGTCAAGACCGTCATCGTGCTGCTGCTGCTCGCTTCGGCCTGGGGTTGGGCCGTGATCGCCGAGAAGCTCATTCGCCTGTCGCTGCTGCATCGCCGCGCCAGCGCGCTCATCGAGAGCGTTCAGAACGATCTTCCGGTGACGGAGGTCGCGCCCGCCTTCCTCGCCGCGCCGGCCAGCGATCCTCTGGCGCAGGTCTATAAGGCCGCGGTGGAGGAGTATCAGCGCTCGTCCGATCTCGTCGCCTCCGAGGGCCAGCGCGACGCTCTGCAGGAGCGCGTGCATCGCGTCTGCGTGCTGGCCAGCGCCGCCGCGATCGATCAGCTTCAGCAGCGTCTGCCGGGGCTCGCCACCATCGGCGCCGTCGGGCCTTTCGTCGGCCTGTTCGGCACGGTTTGGGGCATTATGAACTCCTTCCAGGGCATCGCCGCCTCCAACAACACCAGCCTCGCCGTGGTCGCGCCCGGCATCGCCGAGGCGCTGTTCGCCACCGCGCTCGGCCTCGTCGCCGCTATTCCGGCGGTGATCTTCTACAACCGCATCAGCGGCGACATCGGCGCTTACGGCAAGCGCGTGACCGCCTTCATCGGCGTCTTCGAGGTCGAGCTGTCCCGTCATCTTTCGCGCAAAGGGGAGCGTCATGGCCTTCGCGTTGCGTAA
- a CDS encoding DUF2267 domain-containing protein, protein MPIPMEYQHASEEFERFLRLVVERTGLATRNQAYTTAQSVLLTFRRRLEISDAIRFAGALPPVLRAIFVADWDVEEPPRAFSSRAALTEEVRSLRRDHNFSPDSAIVDVAGALRACVDEAEFDRMLATLPPGAAEFWRVAPAGSGFA, encoded by the coding sequence ATGCCGATTCCGATGGAGTATCAGCACGCCTCAGAGGAGTTCGAGCGCTTCCTGCGGCTCGTCGTCGAACGAACGGGGCTGGCGACGCGCAATCAGGCCTATACGACGGCGCAGAGCGTCCTGCTGACATTCCGCCGTCGTCTCGAAATTTCTGACGCCATTCGCTTCGCCGGCGCGCTTCCTCCGGTGCTGCGCGCGATCTTCGTCGCCGATTGGGACGTGGAGGAGCCGCCGCGCGCATTCTCGTCCCGAGCGGCGCTGACCGAGGAAGTCCGATCATTGCGGCGCGACCATAATTTTTCGCCCGACAGCGCCATCGTCGATGTCGCCGGCGCTCTGCGCGCCTGCGTGGACGAGGCGGAATTCGATCGCATGCTGGCGACGCTCCCGCCCGGCGCCGCGGAGTTCTGGCGCGTCGCCCCGGCCGGTTCAGGCTTCGCTTGA
- the msrQ gene encoding protein-methionine-sulfoxide reductase heme-binding subunit MsrQ, which yields MRAALRIPKLAVYVAGLIPAAWTFYLGLQDRLGPEPIKTLEQGLGLWSLRFLLLCLLIAPLRRAAGVDLLRYRRALGLLAFYYAALHLSAYVALDHGLDWTAIGRDILKRPYVTIGMAAFVILVPLAATSSNAAIRRLGAAAWARLHRLVYVAAILAATHFLLIVKSWPAEPLLYAAATAALLAARAIPAASRRERRATEGVAPGRPQA from the coding sequence ATGCGCGCCGCTCTCCGCATCCCGAAGCTCGCCGTCTACGTCGCGGGCCTCATCCCGGCGGCCTGGACCTTCTATCTCGGCCTTCAGGACCGGCTGGGGCCGGAGCCGATCAAGACGCTCGAGCAGGGGCTCGGGCTCTGGTCGCTGCGCTTTCTGCTGCTGTGCCTGCTGATCGCGCCGCTGCGCCGCGCGGCGGGCGTCGATCTCTTGCGCTATCGCCGTGCGCTGGGACTGCTCGCCTTTTATTACGCGGCGTTGCATCTTTCCGCCTATGTCGCGTTGGACCATGGACTCGACTGGACCGCCATCGGCCGCGATATTTTGAAGCGGCCCTATGTGACGATCGGCATGGCGGCTTTCGTCATCCTCGTCCCTTTGGCCGCGACCTCCAGCAACGCCGCGATCCGTCGGCTCGGGGCCGCGGCCTGGGCGCGGCTGCACCGGCTCGTCTATGTCGCCGCCATATTGGCGGCGACGCATTTTCTGCTGATCGTGAAATCCTGGCCGGCGGAGCCCCTGCTCTACGCCGCAGCGACCGCCGCGCTATTGGCCGCGCGAGCGATTCCTGCGGCGTCGCGACGCGAGAGACGCGCGACGGAGGGCGTCGCTCCCGGCAGGCCGCAGGCCTGA
- a CDS encoding type II toxin-antitoxin system PemK/MazF family toxin, with product MLRGEVWWIDFDSSKGGEIRKLRPAVIVSNDAANAALNRVQVVPLTSNTGRLYPSEAVVSIGAKQSKAMADQLTTAAKERFRDRLGKLSRDDMEAVERAIRVQLAL from the coding sequence ATGCTGCGCGGTGAGGTTTGGTGGATCGACTTCGACTCCTCGAAAGGGGGCGAGATACGCAAGCTCAGGCCAGCCGTCATCGTCAGCAACGACGCCGCCAACGCCGCCTTGAACCGGGTGCAGGTCGTGCCACTGACCAGCAACACCGGGAGGCTCTATCCGAGCGAAGCCGTGGTCTCCATCGGCGCCAAGCAGAGCAAAGCGATGGCGGATCAATTGACGACCGCAGCGAAGGAACGGTTCAGAGATCGCCTCGGGAAGCTATCGCGAGACGATATGGAGGCCGTCGAGCGAGCGATTAGAGTCCAGCTCGCTCTCTAA
- a CDS encoding biopolymer transporter ExbD, whose amino-acid sequence MAFALRKHDSEFDSQPIADINVTPLVDVMLVLLIVFMVAAPLMTSGIPVDLPKAPAKQLNDQKPPIVVSVDAGGGFFVDKREVPADGLLAALSDGSENSKDRRIHVRADKTVPYGRVVEAMGAINAAGYTKVALVSEAPTGGAKSAPAP is encoded by the coding sequence ATGGCCTTCGCGTTGCGTAAGCACGATTCGGAATTCGATTCCCAGCCGATCGCCGATATCAATGTCACGCCGCTCGTCGATGTGATGCTCGTCCTGCTCATCGTCTTCATGGTCGCCGCGCCGCTGATGACCTCCGGCATTCCGGTCGATCTGCCGAAGGCGCCCGCCAAGCAGCTCAACGATCAGAAGCCGCCGATCGTCGTCAGCGTCGACGCGGGCGGAGGCTTCTTCGTCGACAAGCGCGAGGTTCCGGCGGACGGATTGCTCGCCGCGCTCAGCGACGGCAGCGAAAACAGCAAGGATCGCCGCATCCATGTGCGCGCCGACAAGACCGTGCCCTACGGCCGCGTCGTCGAGGCCATGGGGGCGATCAACGCCGCCGGCTACACCAAGGTGGCGCTGGTCTCCGAGGCGCCGACGGGCGGCGCGAAATCCGCCCCCGCGCCTTGA
- the msrP gene encoding protein-methionine-sulfoxide reductase catalytic subunit MsrP, whose translation MLIRHSPEIAPSEITPRSLYLRRREFLAGFGAGLAFAGAARAAPLAAMRSPFSTDEPKTPRADVLAYNNFYEFGGRKGDPADNAHRLTTKPWKVRIDGLVAKPADYQLEDLIKPSALEERVYRMRCVEGWSMVIPWIGVQLSEILKRAEPFGSAKYVAFETLVRPEEMPGQKGLLQLLPWPYVEGLRLDEALHPLTILATGLYGETLPNQNGAPLRLVVPWKYGFKGIKSIVRISLVESQPKTSWNIQNPREYGFYSNVNPNVEHPRWSQATERRIGEGGLFAKRRPTLMYNGYGDQVASLYGGMDLERYF comes from the coding sequence ATGCTGATTCGTCATTCGCCCGAAATCGCCCCATCCGAGATCACGCCGCGCTCCCTCTATCTGCGGCGGCGCGAGTTTCTCGCCGGATTCGGCGCGGGCCTCGCTTTCGCGGGCGCGGCGCGAGCGGCGCCGCTCGCCGCCATGCGCAGCCCTTTCTCGACGGACGAGCCGAAGACGCCGCGGGCGGATGTGCTCGCCTATAATAATTTCTATGAGTTCGGCGGCCGCAAGGGCGATCCGGCCGACAACGCCCATAGGCTCACTACCAAGCCGTGGAAGGTGCGGATCGACGGGCTCGTCGCCAAGCCGGCCGATTACCAGCTCGAGGATCTCATAAAGCCGTCCGCTCTCGAGGAGCGCGTCTATCGGATGCGCTGTGTCGAGGGCTGGTCCATGGTCATTCCCTGGATCGGCGTCCAGCTCTCCGAGATATTGAAGCGCGCTGAGCCTTTTGGCTCCGCCAAATATGTGGCGTTCGAGACTCTGGTGCGGCCGGAGGAGATGCCCGGCCAGAAGGGCCTGCTGCAGCTTCTGCCCTGGCCCTATGTCGAGGGGCTGCGGCTCGACGAGGCGCTGCATCCGCTCACAATTCTCGCCACCGGCCTCTATGGCGAGACGCTGCCCAATCAGAATGGCGCGCCGCTGCGGCTAGTGGTTCCGTGGAAATATGGCTTCAAGGGCATCAAATCCATCGTGCGCATCTCGCTGGTGGAGTCGCAGCCCAAAACGTCCTGGAACATTCAAAATCCGCGCGAATACGGCTTCTATTCCAACGTCAATCCGAACGTCGAGCATCCGCGCTGGAGCCAGGCGACGGAGCGGCGCATCGGCGAGGGCGGGCTCTTCGCCAAAAGGCGGCCGACGCTGATGTATAATGGCTATGGCGATCAGGTCGCCTCGCTCTATGGCGGCATGGACCTCGAGCGGTATTTCTGA